A single Vigna radiata var. radiata cultivar VC1973A chromosome 8, Vradiata_ver6, whole genome shotgun sequence DNA region contains:
- the LOC106771360 gene encoding probable membrane-associated kinase regulator 5: MDALNFLKFWRHATMTTTSEPHLVVETDTESDEDDSFFDLELTLPDFDNKENNKNDEDPKRTTTTTTELKSLPSKDELGKTENDVPFKTTLPLSPTEPISKRKVLPIEPISKPQSPIALLRSAPSFRIFMFRKRSRAPPQKTEHSANEAKVFAVKLSVEDFRSSPNLSRDNSTRSFGSKVRGYSNDEPKPERFSKEALRKYLKLIKPLYVKVSKRYSDNMRFPGEGFATSPSSSPSVASVSSTMEKQGKGMRVGSKHLGKSRSASSAVAGVSSPASRSDDTLLLQHDGIQSAILHCKRSFNSREGSMYPVRKSLDGERGAKV; the protein is encoded by the exons ATGGACGCTCTGAACTTCCTCAAGTTCTGGAGACACGCCACCATGACCACTACATCCGAACCCCACCTGGTGGTCGAAACCGACACTGAATCCGACGAAGATGACTCCTTCTTCGACTTGGAGCTCACGCTACCCGATTTCgacaacaaagaaaacaacaaaaacgaCGAAGACCCTAAACGAACCACCACGACAACAACCGAACTCAAAAGTCTTCCCTCCAAAGACGAACTGGGCAAAACAGAAAACGACGTTCCGTTCAAAACCACGTTACCTCTGTCTCCTACCGAACCTATCTCTAAACGTAAGGTCCTCCCAATCGAGCCTATATCCAAACCTCAATCCCCCATTGCGCTTCTCAGGTCTGCCCCAAGCTTCAGAATCTTCATGTTCCGAAAGCGAAGCAGAGCTCCTCCGCAGAAAACGGAGCACTCTGCGAACGAGGCTAAGGTATTCGCGGTGAAGCTCAGCGTCGAAGATTTCCGATCCTCTCCCAATCTCAGCAGGGATAACAGCACGAGAAGCTTCGGGAGCAAGGTTCGGGGTTACAGCAACGATGAGCCGAAACCGGAGCGGTTCTCGAAGGAGGCGTTGCGGAAGTATCTAAAACTGATTAAGCCTCTGTATGTGAAAGTCTCCAAGAGATATAGTGATAACATGAGATTCCCCGGCGAAGGTTTCGCGACGTCACCGTCTTCGTCGCCGTCGGTAGCCTCTGTTTCTTCGACGATGGAGAAACAGGGGAAGGGGATGAGGGTGGGTTCGAAACATTTGGGGAAGAGTCGGTCTGCGTCGTCCGCGGTAGCCGGAGTTAGTTCCCCGGCGAGTAGGAGCGATGACACGCTGCTGCTGCAGCATGATGGCATTCAAAGCGCCATTCTTCATTGCAAGAGGTCCTTTAACTCGAGAG AAGGATCAATGTATCCGGTGAGAAAGTCATTGGACGGTGAACGTGGGGCAAAAGTGTAA
- the LOC106771634 gene encoding SPX domain-containing membrane protein At4g11810-like, translating to MVAFGKKLKERQIQEWQGYYINYKLMKKRVKQYAQQIQLETLDRRHVLKDFSRMLDNQIEKTVLFLLEQQGLLASRIAKLGEEHEIIQQEPRLSRIAELREAYRAVGLELLKLLFFVEVNAVGLRKILKKFEKRLGYKFTDYYVKTRANHPYSQLQQVFKHVGVGAVVGALSRNLHELQKYEESQGSFVSIYDQPTLPLQDPVIDSIRAAVDRLTNSTNFLNFLGKHALIVDEELSAPVDEHVDDQKYHFMSLSLNLANTFLYMVNTYIIVPTADDYSMSLGAAPTVCGIVIGAMAVAQVFSSVYFSAWSNKSYFRPLVFSSIVLFIGNAMYAMAYDLNSIWVLLFGRLLCGFGSARAVNRRYISDCVPTKIRMQASAGFVSASALGMACGPALAGLLQTEFRIFNITFNQDTLPGWVMTIAWLLYLAWLSITFKEPSRGIEENHIPHQSNTENSALEKGLRHPLLTSSENKVDEDADQDNDDSEEAPKESRQPANSIGAAYRLLTPSVKVQLLIYFMLKYAMEILLSESSVVTTYYFNWTTSTVSVFLACLGLTVLPVNIVVGSYISNMFEDRQILMASEVMVFLGILFSFNVIVPYSEPQYVCSGLLMFVSAEVLEGVNLSLLSRVMSSRLSRGTYNGGLLSTEAGTLARVIADGTITLAGYVGVSRLLNITLIPSFLICAVSIIATCYTYNSLY from the exons ATGGTTGCCTTCGgaaaaaagttgaaagaaagaCAAATTCAAGAATGGCAAGG atattacATAAACTACAAATTAATGAAGAAACGAGTTAAGCAGTATGCTCAACAAATACAACTTGAAACACTAGATCGCCGCCATGTACTTAAGGATTTCTCAAGAATGCTGGATAATCAG ATTGAAAAGACTGTCCTTTTCCTGCTGGAACAACAAGGGCTTTTAGCAAGTAGGATAGCAAAGCTCGGAGAGGAACATGAAATTATTCAGCAGGAGCCTCGTTTAAGCAGAATAGCTGAACTACGAGAAGCTTATAGAGCAGTGGGACTAGAGCTATTGAAGCTTCTCTTCTTTGTGGAAGTCAATGCTGTTGGTTTGCGTAAGATATTGAAGAAGTTTGAGAAACGCTTAGGCTACAAATTTACTGATTACTATGTTAAAACTCGGGCAAATCATCCTTACTCCCAGCTACAACAAGTGTTCAAACATGTG GGAGTTGGAGCTGTTGTTGGAGCTTTATCCCGCAACCTTCATGAACTTCAGAAGTATGAGGAAAGTCAAGGGAGCTTCGTATCAATTTATGATCAGCCTACTCTTCCCCTTCAG GATCCTGTTATTGATTCAATAAGAGCAGCGGTTGATAGGTTAACTAACTCAACCAACTTCCTAAACTTTTTGGGGAAGCATGCACTTATTGTGGATGAGGAGCTATCAGCACCTGTTGATGAGCATGTTGATGatcaaaaatatcattttatgtCTCTATCACTAAACTTGGCaaacacatttttatatatgGTGAATACATATATTATAGTCCCTACTGCAGATGATTACTCTATGAGCCTTGGAGCAGCACCAACGGTTTGTGGTATTGTGATCGGGGCAATGGCAGTTGCACAGGTGTTTTCTTCAGTGTACTTTAGTGCGTGGTCAAATAAATCATACTTCAGACCTCTAGTATTCAGTAGCATAGTTCTTTTTATCGGCAATGCCATGTATGCCATGGCATATGATCTTAATTCGATATGGGTTCTCTTATTTGGTCGTCTTTTATGTGG ATTTGGTTCTGCCAGAGCCGTTAATCGACGTTATATTAGTGATTGTGTACCGACAAAAATCCGCATGCAAGCATCAGCAGGTTTTGTTAGTGCAAGTGCTCTTGGAATGGCCTGTGGTCCGGCATTAGCTGGCTTACTACAGACCGAGTTTCGGATTTTCAATATTACATTTAATCAAGACACCTTGCCAGGGTGGGTTATGACTATTGCTTGGCTCCTATATCTAGCGTGGTTGTCGATCACTTTCAAGGAACCTTCTCGTGGGATTGAAGAGAATCATATACCACATCAATCCAATACTG AAAACAGTGCACTTGAGAAAGGCTTAAGACATCCATTGCTCACCAGTTCAGAAAATAAGGTAGATGAAGATGCTGATCAGGATAATGATGATAGTGAAGAAGCACCAAAAGAATCTCGTCAGCCAGCCAATTCAATTGGAGCAGCATACAGACTCCTTACACCTTCTGTAAAG GTTCAGTTATTGATATATTTCATGCTAAAATATGCAATGGAGATTTTACTATCAGAATCTAGTGTCGTCACGACATACTACTTCAATTGGACAACAAGCACGGTTTCCGTTTTTCTTGCTTGCCTTGGCTTGACAGTTCTTCCTGTCAACATTGTTGTTGGAAGTTATATAAGCAATATGTTTGAGGACAG GCAAATTCTGATGGCATCAGAAGTTATGGTTTTCTTAGGCATACTCTTTAGCTTCAATGTAATTGTTCCATACTCTGAGCCACAATATGTCTGTTCAGGGCTGCTTATGTTTGTTTCTGCTGAAGTACTTGAAG GCGTGAACTTGTCACTTCTTTCACGAGTTATGTCATCAAGGCTTTCTCGTGGAACCTACAATGGAGGGCTTTTGTCCACAGAGGCTGGGACACTTGCACGAGTGATTGCAGATGGAACCATTACTCTAGCTGGCTATGTGGGTGTGAGTAGGCTTCTCAACATCACCCTTATTCCTTCTTTCCTCATTTGCGCAGTTTCCATAATTGCAACTTGCTATACCTACAATTCTTTATATTGA
- the LOC106770931 gene encoding ABC transporter G family member 8 produces MEHQSSPPPPPPPPPPPSTSPPPQPPKTYTLTATSICYTKSSSSKLPPFFNHCTTTPPAYILKDVSLTAHPSQILAVVGPSGAGKSTLLDILAARTLPSHGTLSVNSSPLLPSSFRKLSSYVPQHDHSLPLLTVFETFLFAATLLKPSAPDLRALVSQLLSQLRLSHLAHTRLAHGLSGGERRRVSIGLSLLHDPAVLLLDEPTSGLDSTSAFKVMQILKQTCLSRNRTIILSIHQPSFKILSCIDRILLLSKGTVVHHGTVATLQGFLHSNGYTVPQQLNALEYAMEILNEVKPLTPPSLQESPESSSSLNLVPGGGRSGSSRESIMYKSSRVHEIFTLYVRFWKIIYRTRQLLLTNTAEALLVGLVLGTIYINIGFGKEGIEKRFGLFAFTLTFLLSSTTETLPIFINERPIVLRETSSGVYRLSSHLIANTLVFLPYLFVVAVIYSIPVYFLVGLCASWLSFAYFVLVIWVIVLMANSFVLFLSSLAPNYIAGTSLLTVLLAAFFLFSGYFISKDSLPKYWLFMHFLSMYKYALDALLINEYSCLVSKCLIWYQENEQCMITGADVLQKRGLKESERWTNVYILIGFFVLYRLLCFLVLIRRVSRSKT; encoded by the coding sequence ATGGAACACCAATCATCGCCACCGCCTCCGCCTCCGCCTCCGCCTCCGCCATCAACTtcgccaccaccacaaccacccaAAACCTACACACTAACCGCCACCTCAATATGCTACACCAAATCCTCCTCCTCCAAACTTCCTCCCTTCTTCAACCATTGCACCACCACCCCTCCAGCTTACATCCTCAAGGACGTCTCCCTCACCGCCCACCCTTCCCAAATCCTCGCCGTCGTTGGCCCCAGCGGCGCCGGGAAGTCCACCCTCCTGGACATTCTCGCCGCCCGAACCCTCCCCTCCCACGGCACCCTCTCCGTCAACTCCTCCCCTCTCCTCCCCTCCTCCTTTCGCAAGCTCTCCTCCTACGTCCCCCAACACGACCACTCCCTCCCTCTCCTCACCGTCTTCGAAACCTTCCTCTTCGCCGCCACCCTCCTCAAACCCTCCGCCCCCGACCTCCGTGCCCTCGTCTCCCAACTCCTTTCCCAACTGCGCCTCTCCCATCTTGCCCACACGCGCCTCGCCCACGGCCTCTCCGGCGGAGAACGAAGAAGGGTCTCCATCGGTCTCAGCCTCCTCCACGATCCTGCCGTTTTACTCCTAGACGAACCCACTTCGGGGCTTGACAGCACTTCCGCCTTCAAAGTCATGCAGATTCTCAAACAAACTTGCCTCTCTCGCAACAGAACCATCATCCTCTCCATCCACCAACCCAGCTTCAAGATCCTCTCCTGCATTGACAGGATCTTGCTGCTTTCCAAAGGAACCGTCGTTCATCATGGAACCGTTGCCACCTTACAGGGCTTCTTGCACTCCAATGGCTACACCGTCCCTCAGCAACTCAATGCCTTGGAATACGCCATGGAGATTTTGAATGAGGTTAAGCCTCTCACTCCACCCAGTCTTCAAGAGTCGCCCGAAAGTTCAAGTTCACTAAATTTGGTTCCTGGCGGTGGACGATCAGGGAGCAGTAGAGAGAGCATCATGTATAAAAGCTCTAGGGTGCACGAGATTTTCACTCTTTACGTCAGATTTTGGAAGATTATTTACCGAACAAGGCAACTTCTTCTGACCAACACTGCCGAAGCGCTTCTCGTGGGGCTTGTGTTGGGAACAATTTATATCAACATAGGTTTTGGAAAAGAAGGGATCGAGAAAAGGTTTGGTCTGTTTGCTTTCACTCTCACGTTTCTCTTATCTTCCACCACCGAAACCCTTCCCATCTTCATCAACGAGAGGCCTATCGTATTAAGAGAAACTTCAAGTGGGGTTTATAGGCTCTCTTCTCATCTCATTGCAAATACGCTTGTTTTCTTGCCCTACTTGTTCGTTGTTGCTGTTATATATTCTATCCCGGTTTACTTCTTAGTTGGCCTCTGTGCTTCATGGCTTTCTTTTGCTTACTTTGTTCTGGTCATTTGGGTCATAGTTCTCATGGCAAATTCCTTCGTGCTCTTCTTGAGCTCTCTTGCACCCAACTACATTGCCGGAACTTCCCTCTTGACGGTGCTTCTGGCAgcgttttttcttttctctggtTACTTTATCTCCAAGGATAGCTTGCCCAAGTACTGGCTTTTCATGCACTTCTTATCCATGTACAAATACGCTCTTGACGCTCTTCTCATCAACGAGTACTCGTGCTTGGTGTCAAAGTGTTTGATATGGTATCAAGAGAATGAACAGTGCATGATCACTGGCGCTGACGTGCTACAGAAGAGAGGGCTCAAAGAGAGTGAAAGGTGGACCAACGTGTACATCTTGATCGGCTTCTTTGTACTGTATCGTTTGCTTTGCTTCTTGGTTTTGATTCGGAGGGTGTCGAGATCCAAAACATAA